A genomic segment from Sander vitreus isolate 19-12246 chromosome 3, sanVit1, whole genome shotgun sequence encodes:
- the wdr62 gene encoding WD repeat-containing protein 62 isoform X5 — protein MMAEGADSGSVNTAKRKQPAGRKSRQSRNKTSSSRVTLEKVLGISTANSSGLTSDPKSGLIAYPAGCVIVLLHPKNNKQTHIINTSRKPFSALAFSPDGKHLVTGESGHMPCVRVWEVDGGGGQVAEVQCHKYGVSCVAFSTNSCYIVSVGYQHDMTVSVWDWRKGLIIASNKVSSRVLAVSFSQDNSYFVTAGNRHVKFWFLDASKERRVNSTVPLIGRSGLLGDHKNSVFSGVACGRGLMASKTFCITSSGLLCLFNSNRHLEAWVHLKTSSASCLAVSKDFLFCGCADGAVRVFSPSNLQYISTLQRPHCLGVDLAQSTQHGGLLPASPGAQYPDTLAVTFDPAARHLTCVYNDHSVYVWDVRDVRNATKLYSALYHSSCVWSVEVYPELPDASEACLPPSSFLTCSSDNTVRLWHADPPTGHRNLYSNDLLRILYVGEDTQHLQAEGERGEWGEAAGADGKAGIRVLGISPDGQHLAAGDRCGNLRIFGLAFLDELVKIEAHDSEVLCLEFSPTSTGVKLLASASRDRLIHVFNLEKNYSLEQTLSDHSASITAVKFTGQSPEVRLVSCGADKSIYFQTAEQTTEGLLFSRSHHVVEKTTLYDMDLDASRTHVAIACQDRNVRVYDVDTGKLKKSLKGSSSDEGALLKVQMDPSGSFFATSCSDKNIAIFDYESGECVATLFGHAEIVTCMRFSQDCRHLITVSGDSCVFVWRLDSQMTSVMRKRRGLHQSAAAEAFSHKTQNIRRETFISGPASLLPHTEEEEEEEEGEEKEEEEEGETPHRLDPAHDPQLLQTNGKLPLWFRKLQGEGGASSAVQSGSEPRQVQVRSRWSEHLNPLTICSEFSPSPTKTPEEEEGEEEEEGDFHPQSLESLLGEEDDEEEEEEEDEVLQNPAGNRSFILYPSADREFDVEGVAEPQLEVRGQRAEPAWSSQLSPDSACSEGSAGSLEQQHDAADTDSLSQGSSVGSLGLEDDDDTNSLKNHFETLASSLTDEKFDTDLRTLQPAEEEKHYLNPRLSISTRFLSRFQDRIRAWPSRAPPPVSIPTRISEESSLSNISVTSGGEVSSTESTPKDSSSSSGDITSRTLSSVASAAQQGAPRLGYLGTTASSRAKLSQDAPPSGPEEEKENLADLQPEAPQLELTDSVSLSPPPEALAPPTAVTSLGGVGRCSVSSVDDETLTNQNQTLILSPTPSTTACDIIGEEEGPAGSEINPESEPPTSSSSPLSDPHTVSGSGDDEEWLSLQRCQQVAMELRETTRRAVQLYQQLCAEAGGSGQRLQRASVLRGAFDGVLCELEAALRGGDRQGAGQLQGHGTPQDAGTPQDAGTPQDAGTRSLLEKYSELLVQMTQNKLNRI, from the exons ATGATGGCGGAGGGAGCGGACAGCGGGTCAGTCAACACCGCGAAGAGGAAACAACCAGCGGGGAGAAAGAGCCGCCAGAGCCGCAACAAAACCTCCAGCAGCCGG GTGACTCTAGAGAAAGTTCTGGGTATCAGCACAGCCAACAGCAGcggtctgacctctgaccccaaaTCTGGGCTCATCGCCTATCCTGCAGG gtgcgtCATCGTGTTGCTTCACCCGAAGAACAACAAACAGACTCACATCATCAACACGTCCAG GAAACCGTTCAGCGCGCTGGCGTTCTCCCCCGATGGAAAACACCTGGTGACTGGCGAG agtgGTCACATGCCCTGTGTGAGGGTGTGGGAGGTGGATGGAGGGGGGGGTCAGGTGGCTGAGGTCCAGTGTCATAAATACGGAGTTTCCTGCGTGGCGTTCTCCACTAACAGCTGCTACATCGTCTCCGTGGGATACCAACACGACATGACTGTTAGTGTGTGGGACTGGAgg aaaggGTTGATCATTGCCTCCAACAAGGTGTCCAGCAGAGTCTTGGCCGTCTCCTTCTCTCAGGACAACAGCTACTTCGTCACTGCGGGGAACCGACACGTCAAGTTCTGGTTCCTGGACGCCTCCAAAGAACGCCGG GTAAACAGCACGGTGCCTCTGATTGGTCGCTCGGGGTTGCTAGGCGACCATAAGAACAGCGTGTTCAGCGGGGTGGCGTGTGGGCGTGGCCTCATGGCGTCCAAAACCTTCTGCATCACCAGCTCCGGTCTGCTGTGTCTGTTCAACAGCAACCGACATCTGGAGGCCTGGGTCCACCTCAag acgTCGTCAGCGAGCTGTCTGGCGGTCAGTAAGGACTTCCTGTTCTGTGGCTGCGCTGACGGAGCCGTCCGGGTGTTCAGCCCGTCCAACCTGCAGTACATCAGCACCCTGCAGCGGCCGCACTGCCTGGGGGTGGACCTGGCCCAGAGTACCCAGCACGG CGGCCTGCTCCCGGCCAGCCCCGGTGCTCAGTACCCCGACACGCTGGcggtgacctttgaccccgcCGCCAGACACCTGACCTGTGTGTACAACGACCACAGCGTGTACGTGTGGGACGTCAGAGACGTGAGGAACGCCACCAAGCTGTACTCTGCTCTGTACCACAGCAGCTGCGTGTGGAGCGTCGAG GTGTATCCGGAGCTGCCTGATGCCTCTGAGGCCTGCCTGCCTCCGTCCTCCTTCCTCACGTGTTCCTCCGATAACACCGTCAGGCTGTGGCACGCCGACCCCCCCACCGGGCACAGGAACCTCTACAGCAAC GACCTGCTGAGGATCCTGTAcgtgggggaggacacccagcaCCTGCAGGccgagggggagaggggggagtgGGGGGAGGCCGCCGGGGCTGATGGGAAGGCTGGGATCAGAGTGCTGGGAATCAGTCCTGATGGACAACACCTGGCAGCTGGAGACCGCTGTGGAAACCTGCG tatctTTGGTCTGGCGTTCCTGGATGAGTTGGTGAAGATCGAGGCTCATGACTCTGAGGTGTTGTGTCTGGAGTTCTCCCCGACGTCCACAG GTGTGAAGCTGTTGGCGTCGGCCAGCAGAGATCGACTGATTCACGTCTTCAACCTGGAGAAGAACTACAGTCTGGAACAAACTCTCAGTGACCACTCAGCCTCCATCACTGCAGTCAAGTTcactg GCCAGAGTCCTGAGGTCCGACTTGTGAGCTGCGGAGCCGACAAGAGCATCTACTTCCAGACAGCCGAGCAG ACGACAGAGGGTCTGCTGTTCTCCAGGAGTCACCACGTGGTGGAGAAGACCACGCTGTACGACATGGACCTGGACGCCTCCAGGACGCACGTCGCCATCGCCTGCCAGGACCGTAACGTCAG agtTTATGACGTGGACACTGGGAAGCTGAAGAAGAGTTTGAAAGGCTCGTCCAGCGATGAAGGCGCTCTGCTGAAG GTTCAGATGGATCCGTCCGGGTCGTTCTTCGCCACCAGCTGCTCCGATAAAAACATCGCCATCTTTGACTACGAGTCAGGGGAGTGTGTCGCCACCCTGTTCGGACATGCTG AGATCGTCACCTGTATGAGGTTCAGTCAGGACTGCAGACATCTCATCACCGTGTCTGGAGACAG ttgtgtgtttgtgtggaggtTGGACTCTCAGATGACGAGCGTCATGAGGAAGAGGCGGGGCTTACATCAGAGCGCCGCGGCTGAAGCCTTCAGCCACAAAACGCAGAACATCAG gagGGAGACATTCATCAGCGGACCGGCATCTCTGCTGCCTCAcactgaggaagaggaggaggaggaggaaggggaagaaaaggaggaagaggaggagggcgaGACGCCACACAGACTGGACCCCGCTCACG ACCCTCAGCTGCTGCAGACCAACGGGAAGCTGCCGCTGTGGTTCAGAAAACTG caGGGTGAGGGCGGAGCCTCTTCTGCTGTCCAATCAGGCTCTGAGCCTCGGCAGGTGCAGGTGCGGAGCCGGTGGTCGGAGCATCTGAACCCTCTGACCATCTGCTCCGAGTTCTCCCCGAGTCCCACCAAGACAccggaggaggaagagggggaggaggaagaggagggagactTTCACCCCCAGAGTCTGGAGAGTCTGCTGGGAGAGGAAGACgacgaggaggaagaagaagaggaagacgaG GTGCTGCAGAATCCAGCGGGAAACCGCAGCTTCATCCTCTACCCCTCTGCTGACAG ggagTTTGATGTGGAGGGCGTGGCTGAGCCTCAgctggaggtcagaggtcagagggcGGAGCCAGCGTGGAGCTCTCAGCTGAGTCCTGACTCTGCGTGCTCCGAGGGCTCGGCGGGGAGTCTGGAGCAGCAGCACGACGCCG CAGACACGGACTCCCTGAGTCAGGGCAGCTCTGTGGGCAGTCTGGGTCTGGAGGACGACGACGACACCAACTCTCTGAAGAACCACTTTGAGACTCTGGCTTCCAGTCTGACCGACG AGAAGTTCGACACCGACCTGAGGACGCTGCAGCCTGCGGAGGAGGAGAAACACTACCTGAACCCTCGACTCAGCATCTCCACGCGCTTCCTGTCCCGCTTCCAGGACAGAATCAG GGCGTGGCCGAGCCGAGCTCCGCCTCCCGTCTCCATCCCGACCAGGATCTCAGAGGAGAGCAGCCTCAGCAACATATCG GTGACCTCTGGCGGTGAGGTTTCCTCCACTGAGTCCACGCCgaaggacagcagcagcagcagtggag ACATCACGTCCAGGACTCTCAGCAGCGTGGCGTCTGCTGCCCAGCAGGGGGCGCCGCGGCTTGGGTACCTGGGGACCACGGCCAGCTCCAGGGCCAAACTGAGCCAGGACGCCCCCCCCTCAGgcccagaggaggagaaggagaacctgGCTGACCTGCAGCCTGAGGCCCCCCAGCTGGAACTCACCGACAG tgtctctctgtctccgccCCCCGAGGCGTTGGCTCCGCCCACCGCCGTGACATCACTGGGCGGAGTCGGGAGGTGCAGCGTCAGCAGCGTCGATGACGagacgctgaccaatcagaaccAAACCCTCATCCTAAGCCCCACCCCCTCCACCACTGCTTGTGACATCAtcggggaggaggaggggccgGCAGGATCTGAGATTAATCCAG AATCCGAGCCTCCCACGTCGTCGTCCTCTCCGCTGTCGGACCCTCACACCG TTTCAGGGTCAGGTGATGATGAAGAGTGGCTCAGTCTGCAGCGGTGTCAGCAGGTCGCCATGGAGCTGAGAGAGACGACCAGACGCGCTGTCCAACTCTACCaacag CTGTGTGCAGAAGCCGGTGGTTCTGGACAGCGTCTCCAGAGGGCGTCCGTCCTGCGTGGGGCGTTTGATGGCGTTCTCTGTGAGCTGGAGGCAGCCCTGCGGGGCGGAGACAGGCAGGGCGCCGGGCAGCTACAGGGCCACGGGACGCCGCAGGACGCTGGGACGCCGCAGGACGCTGGGACGCCGCAGGACGCTGGGACGCGGTCTCTGCTGGAGAAATACTCGGAGCTGCTGGTTCAGATGACTCAGAACAAACTGAACCGGATCTGA
- the wdr62 gene encoding WD repeat-containing protein 62 isoform X4: protein MMAEGADSGSVNTAKRKQPAGRKSRQSRNKTSSSRVTLEKVLGISTANSSGLTSDPKSGLIAYPAGCVIVLLHPKNNKQTHIINTSRKPFSALAFSPDGKHLVTGESGHMPCVRVWEVDGGGGQVAEVQCHKYGVSCVAFSTNSCYIVSVGYQHDMTVSVWDWRKGLIIASNKVSSRVLAVSFSQDNSYFVTAGNRHVKFWFLDASKERRVNSTVPLIGRSGLLGDHKNSVFSGVACGRGLMASKTFCITSSGLLCLFNSNRHLEAWVHLKTSSASCLAVSKDFLFCGCADGAVRVFSPSNLQYISTLQRPHCLGVDLAQSTQHGGLLPASPGAQYPDTLAVTFDPAARHLTCVYNDHSVYVWDVRDVRNATKLYSALYHSSCVWSVEVYPELPDASEACLPPSSFLTCSSDNTVRLWHADPPTGHRNLYSNDLLRILYVGEDTQHLQAEGERGEWGEAAGADGKAGIRVLGISPDGQHLAAGDRCGNLRIFGLAFLDELVKIEAHDSEVLCLEFSPTSTGVKLLASASRDRLIHVFNLEKNYSLEQTLSDHSASITAVKFTGQSPEVRLVSCGADKSIYFQTAEQTTEGLLFSRSHHVVEKTTLYDMDLDASRTHVAIACQDRNVRVYDVDTGKLKKSLKGSSSDEGALLKVQMDPSGSFFATSCSDKNIAIFDYESGECVATLFGHAEIVTCMRFSQDCRHLITVSGDSCVFVWRLDSQMTSVMRKRRGLHQSAAAEAFSHKTQNIRRETFISGPASLLPHTEEEEEEEEGEEKEEEEEGETPHRLDPAHDPQLLQTNGKLPLWFRKLQGEGGASSAVQSGSEPRQVQVRSRWSEHLNPLTICSEFSPSPTKTPEEEEGEEEEEGDFHPQSLESLLGEEDDEEEEEEEDEVLQNPAGNRSFILYPSADREFDVEGVAEPQLEVRGQRAEPAWSSQLSPDSACSEGSAGSLEQQHDAADTDSLSQGSSVGSLGLEDDDDTNSLKNHFETLASSLTDEKFDTDLRTLQPAEEEKHYLNPRLSISTRFLSRFQDRIRAWPSRAPPPVSIPTRISEESSLSNISVTSGGEVSSTESTPKDSSSSSGVKSRRSVLRRRASCAISHQPLRPTRRRHTVVVVQCRETLQDITSRTLSSVASAAQQGAPRLGYLGTTASSRAKLSQDAPPSGPEEEKENLADLQPEAPQLELTDSVSLSPPPEALAPPTAVTSLGGVGRCSVSSVDDETLTNQNQTLILSPTPSTTACDIIGEEEGPAGSEINPESEPPTSSSSPLSDPHTGSGDDEEWLSLQRCQQVAMELRETTRRAVQLYQQLCAEAGGSGQRLQRASVLRGAFDGVLCELEAALRGGDRQGAGQLQGHGTPQDAGTPQDAGTPQDAGTRSLLEKYSELLVQMTQNKLNRI from the exons ATGATGGCGGAGGGAGCGGACAGCGGGTCAGTCAACACCGCGAAGAGGAAACAACCAGCGGGGAGAAAGAGCCGCCAGAGCCGCAACAAAACCTCCAGCAGCCGG GTGACTCTAGAGAAAGTTCTGGGTATCAGCACAGCCAACAGCAGcggtctgacctctgaccccaaaTCTGGGCTCATCGCCTATCCTGCAGG gtgcgtCATCGTGTTGCTTCACCCGAAGAACAACAAACAGACTCACATCATCAACACGTCCAG GAAACCGTTCAGCGCGCTGGCGTTCTCCCCCGATGGAAAACACCTGGTGACTGGCGAG agtgGTCACATGCCCTGTGTGAGGGTGTGGGAGGTGGATGGAGGGGGGGGTCAGGTGGCTGAGGTCCAGTGTCATAAATACGGAGTTTCCTGCGTGGCGTTCTCCACTAACAGCTGCTACATCGTCTCCGTGGGATACCAACACGACATGACTGTTAGTGTGTGGGACTGGAgg aaaggGTTGATCATTGCCTCCAACAAGGTGTCCAGCAGAGTCTTGGCCGTCTCCTTCTCTCAGGACAACAGCTACTTCGTCACTGCGGGGAACCGACACGTCAAGTTCTGGTTCCTGGACGCCTCCAAAGAACGCCGG GTAAACAGCACGGTGCCTCTGATTGGTCGCTCGGGGTTGCTAGGCGACCATAAGAACAGCGTGTTCAGCGGGGTGGCGTGTGGGCGTGGCCTCATGGCGTCCAAAACCTTCTGCATCACCAGCTCCGGTCTGCTGTGTCTGTTCAACAGCAACCGACATCTGGAGGCCTGGGTCCACCTCAag acgTCGTCAGCGAGCTGTCTGGCGGTCAGTAAGGACTTCCTGTTCTGTGGCTGCGCTGACGGAGCCGTCCGGGTGTTCAGCCCGTCCAACCTGCAGTACATCAGCACCCTGCAGCGGCCGCACTGCCTGGGGGTGGACCTGGCCCAGAGTACCCAGCACGG CGGCCTGCTCCCGGCCAGCCCCGGTGCTCAGTACCCCGACACGCTGGcggtgacctttgaccccgcCGCCAGACACCTGACCTGTGTGTACAACGACCACAGCGTGTACGTGTGGGACGTCAGAGACGTGAGGAACGCCACCAAGCTGTACTCTGCTCTGTACCACAGCAGCTGCGTGTGGAGCGTCGAG GTGTATCCGGAGCTGCCTGATGCCTCTGAGGCCTGCCTGCCTCCGTCCTCCTTCCTCACGTGTTCCTCCGATAACACCGTCAGGCTGTGGCACGCCGACCCCCCCACCGGGCACAGGAACCTCTACAGCAAC GACCTGCTGAGGATCCTGTAcgtgggggaggacacccagcaCCTGCAGGccgagggggagaggggggagtgGGGGGAGGCCGCCGGGGCTGATGGGAAGGCTGGGATCAGAGTGCTGGGAATCAGTCCTGATGGACAACACCTGGCAGCTGGAGACCGCTGTGGAAACCTGCG tatctTTGGTCTGGCGTTCCTGGATGAGTTGGTGAAGATCGAGGCTCATGACTCTGAGGTGTTGTGTCTGGAGTTCTCCCCGACGTCCACAG GTGTGAAGCTGTTGGCGTCGGCCAGCAGAGATCGACTGATTCACGTCTTCAACCTGGAGAAGAACTACAGTCTGGAACAAACTCTCAGTGACCACTCAGCCTCCATCACTGCAGTCAAGTTcactg GCCAGAGTCCTGAGGTCCGACTTGTGAGCTGCGGAGCCGACAAGAGCATCTACTTCCAGACAGCCGAGCAG ACGACAGAGGGTCTGCTGTTCTCCAGGAGTCACCACGTGGTGGAGAAGACCACGCTGTACGACATGGACCTGGACGCCTCCAGGACGCACGTCGCCATCGCCTGCCAGGACCGTAACGTCAG agtTTATGACGTGGACACTGGGAAGCTGAAGAAGAGTTTGAAAGGCTCGTCCAGCGATGAAGGCGCTCTGCTGAAG GTTCAGATGGATCCGTCCGGGTCGTTCTTCGCCACCAGCTGCTCCGATAAAAACATCGCCATCTTTGACTACGAGTCAGGGGAGTGTGTCGCCACCCTGTTCGGACATGCTG AGATCGTCACCTGTATGAGGTTCAGTCAGGACTGCAGACATCTCATCACCGTGTCTGGAGACAG ttgtgtgtttgtgtggaggtTGGACTCTCAGATGACGAGCGTCATGAGGAAGAGGCGGGGCTTACATCAGAGCGCCGCGGCTGAAGCCTTCAGCCACAAAACGCAGAACATCAG gagGGAGACATTCATCAGCGGACCGGCATCTCTGCTGCCTCAcactgaggaagaggaggaggaggaggaaggggaagaaaaggaggaagaggaggagggcgaGACGCCACACAGACTGGACCCCGCTCACG ACCCTCAGCTGCTGCAGACCAACGGGAAGCTGCCGCTGTGGTTCAGAAAACTG caGGGTGAGGGCGGAGCCTCTTCTGCTGTCCAATCAGGCTCTGAGCCTCGGCAGGTGCAGGTGCGGAGCCGGTGGTCGGAGCATCTGAACCCTCTGACCATCTGCTCCGAGTTCTCCCCGAGTCCCACCAAGACAccggaggaggaagagggggaggaggaagaggagggagactTTCACCCCCAGAGTCTGGAGAGTCTGCTGGGAGAGGAAGACgacgaggaggaagaagaagaggaagacgaG GTGCTGCAGAATCCAGCGGGAAACCGCAGCTTCATCCTCTACCCCTCTGCTGACAG ggagTTTGATGTGGAGGGCGTGGCTGAGCCTCAgctggaggtcagaggtcagagggcGGAGCCAGCGTGGAGCTCTCAGCTGAGTCCTGACTCTGCGTGCTCCGAGGGCTCGGCGGGGAGTCTGGAGCAGCAGCACGACGCCG CAGACACGGACTCCCTGAGTCAGGGCAGCTCTGTGGGCAGTCTGGGTCTGGAGGACGACGACGACACCAACTCTCTGAAGAACCACTTTGAGACTCTGGCTTCCAGTCTGACCGACG AGAAGTTCGACACCGACCTGAGGACGCTGCAGCCTGCGGAGGAGGAGAAACACTACCTGAACCCTCGACTCAGCATCTCCACGCGCTTCCTGTCCCGCTTCCAGGACAGAATCAG GGCGTGGCCGAGCCGAGCTCCGCCTCCCGTCTCCATCCCGACCAGGATCTCAGAGGAGAGCAGCCTCAGCAACATATCG GTGACCTCTGGCGGTGAGGTTTCCTCCACTGAGTCCACGCCgaaggacagcagcagcagcagtggag TGAAAAGCAGACGCTCAGTTCTTCGCCGTAGAGCGTCTTGCGCAATTTCCCATCAGCCCCTTCGCCCAACACGCCGACGACACACTGTGGTGGTCGTCCAGTGCAGAGAAACGctgcaag ACATCACGTCCAGGACTCTCAGCAGCGTGGCGTCTGCTGCCCAGCAGGGGGCGCCGCGGCTTGGGTACCTGGGGACCACGGCCAGCTCCAGGGCCAAACTGAGCCAGGACGCCCCCCCCTCAGgcccagaggaggagaaggagaacctgGCTGACCTGCAGCCTGAGGCCCCCCAGCTGGAACTCACCGACAG tgtctctctgtctccgccCCCCGAGGCGTTGGCTCCGCCCACCGCCGTGACATCACTGGGCGGAGTCGGGAGGTGCAGCGTCAGCAGCGTCGATGACGagacgctgaccaatcagaaccAAACCCTCATCCTAAGCCCCACCCCCTCCACCACTGCTTGTGACATCAtcggggaggaggaggggccgGCAGGATCTGAGATTAATCCAG AATCCGAGCCTCCCACGTCGTCGTCCTCTCCGCTGTCGGACCCTCACACCG GGTCAGGTGATGATGAAGAGTGGCTCAGTCTGCAGCGGTGTCAGCAGGTCGCCATGGAGCTGAGAGAGACGACCAGACGCGCTGTCCAACTCTACCaacag CTGTGTGCAGAAGCCGGTGGTTCTGGACAGCGTCTCCAGAGGGCGTCCGTCCTGCGTGGGGCGTTTGATGGCGTTCTCTGTGAGCTGGAGGCAGCCCTGCGGGGCGGAGACAGGCAGGGCGCCGGGCAGCTACAGGGCCACGGGACGCCGCAGGACGCTGGGACGCCGCAGGACGCTGGGACGCCGCAGGACGCTGGGACGCGGTCTCTGCTGGAGAAATACTCGGAGCTGCTGGTTCAGATGACTCAGAACAAACTGAACCGGATCTGA